A window of the Bradyrhizobium diazoefficiens genome harbors these coding sequences:
- a CDS encoding ABC transporter ATP-binding protein/permease yields the protein MSAVERLETGPAEAPSIEAELIEQPEKGRAKLRPLMALAPYVARYRGRAALAFVALTVAALTTLLVPVAVRRMIDFGLTPEGIALINSYFSVMIAVVAVLALASAARYYLVMTIGERIVADLRRDVFAHLLSLSPAFFDSARSGELVSRLTADTTQIKSAVGASVSIALRNLMMFFGAAAMMVITSPRLSGFVLLAIPLIVLPLVAFGRWVRRLSRNAQDTLADASAYASELIGAIRTVQAYTSEGLAAKRFGGEVEQAYEAARTSTQARAVLTAIVIFIVFASVVGILWIGSHDVLTGAITPGRLGQFVLYAAFAAAGLGQLSEVWGEVSAASGAAERLFEILHVQPDIKAPASPRVLPVPGRGEVGFDRVSFAYPARPDANVLDAVSFTVRPGEKVAIVGPSGAGKSTIFHLLLRFYDPRGGAISLDGVPVKSADPRDFRSRIALVPQESNVFAASARENIRFGRPDATDAEVERAAELAHATEFIRRLPEGFETPLGERGVTLSGGQRQRIAIARAVLRDAPLLLLDEATSALDAESETLVQTALEELMSHRTTLVIAHRLATVLSCDRILVMDQGKIVEQGTHAELVAVNGLYARLARLQFEGA from the coding sequence ATGAGCGCAGTAGAACGGCTTGAAACCGGGCCGGCAGAGGCCCCGTCGATCGAAGCCGAGCTGATCGAGCAGCCGGAGAAGGGCCGCGCCAAGCTGCGGCCACTGATGGCGCTCGCGCCTTACGTGGCCCGTTATCGAGGCCGGGCGGCGCTCGCCTTTGTCGCGCTGACGGTCGCGGCACTCACCACACTGCTGGTGCCGGTCGCGGTGCGCAGGATGATCGATTTCGGCCTGACGCCGGAAGGCATCGCGCTGATCAACAGCTACTTCTCGGTGATGATCGCGGTGGTCGCCGTGCTCGCGCTCGCGAGCGCCGCGCGCTACTACCTCGTGATGACGATCGGCGAGCGCATCGTCGCCGATCTCAGGCGCGACGTGTTTGCGCATCTGCTCTCGCTCTCGCCGGCCTTCTTCGATTCCGCGCGCAGCGGCGAACTGGTGTCGCGCCTCACCGCCGACACCACGCAAATCAAATCCGCCGTCGGGGCCTCGGTGTCGATCGCGCTGCGCAATCTGATGATGTTTTTTGGCGCGGCAGCCATGATGGTGATTACGAGTCCCCGTCTCTCCGGCTTCGTGCTGCTTGCGATCCCCCTGATCGTGCTGCCGCTGGTCGCCTTCGGGCGCTGGGTGCGGCGCCTCTCGCGCAATGCTCAGGACACGCTTGCCGATGCGTCCGCCTATGCCAGCGAGCTGATCGGCGCGATCCGCACCGTGCAGGCCTATACCAGCGAGGGCTTGGCTGCGAAGCGTTTTGGCGGCGAGGTCGAGCAGGCCTACGAGGCCGCGCGCACCTCGACCCAGGCCCGCGCGGTGCTGACCGCCATCGTCATCTTCATCGTGTTCGCAAGCGTGGTCGGGATCCTCTGGATCGGCTCGCACGACGTGCTCACCGGCGCGATCACGCCGGGCCGGCTCGGCCAGTTCGTGCTCTATGCCGCGTTTGCGGCGGCAGGCCTCGGCCAGCTCAGCGAGGTCTGGGGCGAGGTGTCGGCTGCATCAGGTGCTGCCGAACGCCTGTTCGAGATCTTGCATGTGCAGCCCGACATCAAGGCGCCGGCGTCGCCGCGCGTGCTGCCGGTGCCGGGGCGCGGCGAGGTCGGCTTCGATCGCGTCAGCTTCGCCTATCCGGCGCGGCCCGACGCCAACGTGCTCGACGCCGTGTCGTTCACCGTGCGGCCTGGCGAGAAGGTTGCGATCGTCGGCCCGTCCGGTGCCGGCAAGAGCACGATCTTCCATCTCTTGCTGCGCTTCTACGATCCGCGCGGTGGTGCGATCTCGCTCGACGGTGTGCCGGTGAAATCTGCCGACCCGCGCGATTTCCGCTCCCGCATCGCGCTGGTGCCGCAGGAATCGAACGTCTTTGCCGCGAGCGCCCGCGAAAACATCCGCTTCGGCCGGCCTGATGCGACCGACGCCGAGGTCGAGCGTGCGGCGGAGCTCGCGCATGCCACCGAGTTCATCCGCCGTCTGCCCGAAGGTTTCGAGACCCCGCTCGGCGAGCGCGGCGTGACGCTCTCGGGCGGCCAGCGCCAGCGCATCGCGATCGCCCGTGCCGTCCTGCGCGATGCGCCGCTGCTGCTGCTCGATGAAGCAACCTCCGCACTCGACGCCGAAAGCGAGACGCTGGTGCAGACCGCGCTCGAGGAACTGATGAGCCACCGCACCACGCTGGTGATCGCGCATCGCCTCGCCACCGTTCTTTCCTGCGACCGCATCCTGGTGATGGACCAGGGCAAGATCGTCGAGCAGGGCACGCATGCGGAGCTGGTGGCTGTGAACGGGCTCTATGCAAGGCTTGCGAGGCTGCAGTTCGAGGGGGCGTGA